The Pseudobacteroides sp. genome includes a window with the following:
- the radA gene encoding DNA repair protein RadA — protein MAKNKSLYICQECGYESSGWLGKCPACSQWNTFVEEVSKSGSKNNNIDIKNIKPVSINDVSSHAEERYCTGFKEIDRVLGGGLVKGSLILVGGDPGIGKSTLILQICNSMVLNSNILYFSGEESIGQIKIRADRLSVKNSKLLMVSETSFNTIEAVILKEKPGLVIIDSIQTMFSEDITSAPGSVSQVREVTGKLMRIAKDNGISIIIVGHVTKEGAIAGPRVLEHMVDTVLYFEGDRHMSYRVLRSVKNRFGSTNEIGIFEMRDTGLAEIDNPSAIMLSGRPVNVPGSVVVASVEGTRPMLIEVQALVSPTNFGMPRRMATGIDYNRITLLMAVLEKRVGMQLGNFDAYVNVVGGIKIDEPACDLGLIIAIASSFRNQIVDPDCVLIGEVGLTGEVRAVSHIDKRVMEAKRIGFKTCIIPSGNKKIIKQIKDISGIEIKAVENVKEALDLLV, from the coding sequence ATGGCAAAAAACAAATCATTATACATTTGTCAAGAATGCGGCTATGAGTCTTCCGGCTGGCTGGGTAAATGCCCTGCCTGCAGTCAATGGAACACATTTGTTGAAGAAGTTTCAAAGAGTGGATCAAAAAATAACAATATAGATATTAAGAACATTAAACCCGTAAGTATAAATGATGTCAGTTCCCATGCAGAAGAACGATACTGTACAGGATTTAAGGAAATTGACAGGGTTTTAGGAGGCGGGCTTGTTAAGGGATCCCTTATATTGGTCGGAGGAGACCCGGGGATTGGTAAGTCTACATTAATTCTTCAGATATGCAACAGCATGGTTTTAAATTCCAATATATTATATTTTTCCGGTGAGGAGTCCATAGGGCAAATTAAAATAAGAGCAGACAGGCTTTCGGTAAAGAACAGCAAGCTCCTAATGGTATCGGAGACAAGCTTTAATACAATTGAGGCTGTCATATTAAAAGAAAAGCCTGGGCTTGTTATAATAGACTCCATACAAACAATGTTCAGCGAGGACATAACCTCAGCACCTGGAAGCGTAAGTCAAGTTCGTGAAGTAACCGGAAAACTTATGAGGATTGCTAAGGACAATGGTATATCCATTATAATTGTCGGGCATGTTACTAAAGAGGGTGCAATAGCAGGCCCCAGGGTCTTAGAGCACATGGTTGATACTGTCCTGTATTTTGAGGGGGACAGGCATATGAGTTACAGGGTGCTTAGGTCGGTTAAGAACAGGTTTGGATCTACAAATGAGATAGGAATATTTGAAATGAGGGATACAGGACTTGCTGAAATAGATAATCCATCAGCCATTATGTTGTCAGGGAGACCTGTAAATGTACCGGGATCAGTTGTTGTAGCAAGCGTGGAGGGGACTCGTCCCATGCTTATTGAGGTACAAGCTCTGGTAAGTCCGACAAACTTTGGTATGCCAAGGAGAATGGCTACCGGCATTGACTACAACAGAATAACTTTGTTAATGGCGGTTTTAGAGAAAAGGGTAGGGATGCAACTAGGCAATTTTGATGCTTATGTAAACGTAGTTGGTGGTATAAAGATTGATGAACCTGCCTGTGATTTAGGGTTGATTATTGCAATAGCATCAAGCTTCAGAAATCAGATAGTTGATCCTGATTGTGTGCTGATCGGAGAAGTAGGCCTTACAGGAGAGGTAAGGGCTGTAAGCCATATTGATAAGAGGGTAATGGAAGCTAAAAGGATAGGTTTTAAAACATGCATTATACCTTCCGGAAATAAAAAAATAATTAAGCAGATTAAAGATATAAGCGGTATAGAAATAAAAGCAGTTGAAAATGTAAAAGAGGCTTTGGATTTGTTGGTTTGA
- a CDS encoding helix-turn-helix transcriptional regulator has product MEIKVGEIIRLKREEKSYGLTDFAKLVGISPGYLSQLENGHKVNPKLETILRIIKELDIDIDMLLGLEREGENVNIRIPSLLKLVLAKDRNYKVMEDKDILKKLCSIIDKALESKYLVEDQDLYSLFLEDIYIQIETILKRYMALQIIKYNVE; this is encoded by the coding sequence ATGGAAATAAAAGTTGGAGAGATAATCAGGTTAAAAAGGGAAGAAAAAAGTTACGGGCTCACTGATTTTGCAAAACTGGTGGGAATATCGCCAGGTTATCTGTCCCAGCTGGAAAATGGCCATAAAGTTAATCCAAAACTGGAAACCATACTTAGAATAATCAAAGAGTTGGACATTGATATTGATATGCTCCTTGGCCTTGAAAGGGAAGGAGAAAATGTAAATATCAGGATTCCATCCCTTCTGAAGCTGGTATTAGCAAAGGACAGGAACTATAAGGTGATGGAGGACAAGGATATCTTAAAGAAATTATGCAGTATTATAGATAAGGCATTAGAAAGTAAATATCTGGTTGAAGATCAAGATCTATATTCCTTATTTCTTGAGGATATTTACATACAGATCGAGACTATACTCAAAAGGTATATGGCCCTACAGATAATTAAATACAATGTGGAGTAG
- the tyrS gene encoding tyrosine--tRNA ligase, with protein sequence MDVNEQLRIIKKGVFELISENELLEKLKKSQKENKPLKIKLGLDPTAPDIHLGHTVVLRKLKAFQDLGHQVIIIIGDYTGMIGDPTGKSETRKQLTREEVLKNAETYKTQIFKILDREKTIVRFNSEWLAPLNFADVIKLAAKYTVARMLEREDFKKRFTTNLPISIHEFFYPLMQGYDSVELGADVELGGTDQKFNILMGRTLQKEYGKTDVQIGLFMPILEGTDGIKKMSKSLGNYIGINEEPNDIYGKTMSIPDELIIRYYELVTDVHPDEIESMKQQMKDNAVNPRDLKMKLAREVVELYHGKEASLKAEEHFKSVFQKGAVPEDIEEVTVNSSELTDGKIWAPKLLTITGLAPSNSEARRLITQGSLKINEVKFDQANADIEIKDGDVIQVGKRKFAKLKIDK encoded by the coding sequence ATGGATGTTAACGAGCAGTTAAGGATTATAAAAAAAGGTGTTTTCGAATTAATCAGTGAAAACGAGCTTTTGGAAAAACTAAAAAAATCACAAAAGGAAAATAAACCTCTTAAAATAAAGCTTGGTCTTGACCCCACAGCACCGGATATACATTTAGGTCACACCGTTGTATTAAGGAAACTGAAAGCATTTCAGGATCTTGGACATCAGGTAATAATAATAATCGGTGACTATACCGGAATGATCGGGGACCCTACAGGCAAGTCTGAAACCAGAAAGCAGCTTACAAGGGAAGAAGTTCTTAAAAATGCAGAGACATATAAAACTCAGATATTCAAGATATTGGATAGGGAGAAAACTATTGTAAGATTTAACAGCGAATGGCTTGCACCATTAAACTTTGCGGATGTCATAAAGCTTGCTGCCAAATATACTGTTGCGAGGATGTTGGAGAGGGAAGACTTCAAAAAAAGGTTTACCACCAATCTTCCGATATCAATTCATGAGTTTTTCTATCCTTTGATGCAGGGCTATGATTCTGTTGAGCTTGGAGCAGATGTTGAGCTTGGGGGAACAGACCAGAAGTTTAACATTCTTATGGGCAGAACGCTTCAGAAGGAATATGGCAAGACTGACGTTCAAATAGGCTTGTTTATGCCAATACTTGAAGGTACAGATGGCATCAAGAAAATGAGTAAAAGCCTTGGAAACTATATAGGTATTAATGAAGAGCCTAATGACATATACGGCAAAACAATGTCAATACCCGACGAGCTTATTATAAGATACTATGAACTTGTTACAGATGTTCACCCGGATGAGATAGAGTCTATGAAGCAGCAGATGAAGGACAATGCTGTTAATCCAAGAGATCTTAAGATGAAGCTTGCCAGAGAAGTAGTAGAGCTGTACCATGGAAAGGAAGCTTCTCTAAAAGCTGAAGAGCATTTCAAATCTGTATTCCAAAAAGGTGCAGTGCCTGAGGATATCGAAGAAGTTACGGTAAATTCTTCAGAGCTTACAGACGGGAAGATATGGGCACCAAAGCTTCTTACCATAACAGGACTTGCTCCTTCAAACAGTGAAGCGAGAAGGCTCATTACACAGGGCTCCCTTAAGATAAATGAAGTAAAATTCGATCAGGCAAACGCAGATATAGAAATAAAAGATGGTGATGTAATCCAGGTTGGAAAGAGGAAATTTGCAAAACTTAAAATCGATAAATAG
- a CDS encoding glycosyltransferase family 2 protein, with product MLSIFNSFVYLSTQIIQILIFMAGCYYFGISVFGWIKRKEDSYKDYGPSKKFALVIAAHNEELVIAHIIDSLKKQNYPKELYDIFVVADNCTDNTAKIASEHGAIVYNRSNNELKGKGFALEWMFEKIFDMEKNYDAISIFDADNLVSSNYLMEMNKQLCKGHKVVQGYIDSKNPFDSWITCSYSIAFWLSNRIFQLPRYYLGLSCGLCGTGFCVETKVLKQIGWGATCLTEDLEFTMKLALNGMKVAWAHNAIVYDEKPLTLRQSWNQRKRWMQGHADCASRFLGALFKKAFKEQNLVAFDCALYLFQPIRFIFIGLITIMMWIQLIYPTSPFFSLKYVFPVEVWNVFVVLQFFYGPLVVISEKKFNNKTILGFLLYPFYCLTWVPITIEGFLSKNNKEWDHTTHTREITISDLEEA from the coding sequence ATGTTGTCCATATTTAACAGCTTTGTATATCTATCAACCCAGATTATCCAAATTCTGATTTTTATGGCAGGCTGCTACTACTTCGGTATATCAGTTTTCGGCTGGATAAAAAGAAAAGAAGATTCTTATAAAGACTATGGACCATCAAAAAAGTTTGCATTGGTTATAGCCGCTCACAACGAAGAACTGGTTATTGCACATATCATAGACAGCCTTAAGAAACAGAATTATCCAAAGGAGCTTTATGATATATTTGTAGTCGCAGATAATTGCACCGACAATACGGCAAAAATAGCATCAGAGCATGGTGCAATTGTCTATAACCGCTCAAATAACGAATTAAAGGGAAAGGGCTTTGCCCTTGAGTGGATGTTTGAGAAGATATTTGATATGGAAAAAAATTATGATGCCATAAGCATTTTTGATGCTGACAATCTTGTTTCATCAAATTATTTAATGGAAATGAACAAGCAGCTGTGCAAGGGTCATAAGGTAGTTCAGGGTTACATAGACAGCAAAAACCCTTTTGATTCATGGATTACTTGCTCCTATTCAATAGCATTTTGGCTTTCCAACAGAATATTCCAGCTGCCCAGGTATTATTTGGGCTTAAGCTGCGGACTTTGCGGCACCGGCTTTTGTGTTGAAACAAAGGTTTTAAAACAGATAGGCTGGGGAGCAACATGCCTCACAGAAGATCTGGAGTTTACCATGAAGCTTGCATTAAACGGAATGAAGGTAGCATGGGCACATAATGCAATTGTTTATGACGAAAAACCTCTTACACTAAGGCAATCCTGGAATCAACGAAAGAGATGGATGCAGGGACACGCAGACTGTGCATCAAGATTTTTAGGTGCCTTGTTTAAAAAAGCCTTCAAGGAGCAAAACTTAGTGGCTTTTGATTGTGCCTTGTACCTTTTCCAGCCCATCAGATTCATATTTATCGGGCTCATTACCATTATGATGTGGATTCAACTTATTTACCCGACATCGCCGTTTTTTAGCCTTAAATACGTCTTTCCCGTAGAAGTGTGGAATGTTTTTGTAGTACTCCAATTTTTTTACGGACCCCTTGTGGTCATTTCAGAAAAGAAGTTTAACAACAAAACAATACTTGGCTTTCTCCTCTATCCTTTTTATTGCCTCACATGGGTACCAATTACCATAGAAGGATTTTTAAGCAAAAATAATAAGGAGTGGGACCACACTACCCACACCCGTGAAATAACCATCAGCGATCTGGAGGAAGCCTAA
- the disA gene encoding DNA integrity scanning diadenylate cyclase DisA translates to MREDRLKDYELLEILKIMAPGTPLREGLENILKARTGALIVIGDSSEVMSLVDGGFFINKEYSPAQLYELAKMDGAIIISKDLRKILYANALLIPNPSIQTEETGTRHKSAERAAKQSGEIVLCISQRRNIITLYKGDCKYILKDTSMLLVRANQALQTLEKYNSVLITALGNLSVLEFEDNVTLDDVAYVIQRTEMVMRIVAEVDRYICELGNEGRLIRMQLEELLVNVEEDVRMVIEDYMVRNDLKTSEDILTMIKNFDDDQLLDLTNICSALGYSQRESTIVMNVTPKGFRIMSMIPRVPMTVVKNLLEKFVNLHGILKATPDELDTVEGIGEIRARAIKEGLKRVRDQLMLDTRRF, encoded by the coding sequence ATGAGAGAAGACAGATTAAAGGATTATGAGCTTTTGGAAATTTTAAAGATAATGGCACCTGGGACTCCGCTGAGGGAAGGCCTGGAAAATATTTTGAAGGCTCGGACGGGGGCACTTATTGTTATTGGCGACTCCAGCGAGGTTATGAGCCTTGTAGATGGGGGATTCTTTATAAATAAGGAGTATTCGCCTGCCCAGCTTTATGAGCTGGCTAAAATGGATGGTGCTATAATTATCAGCAAGGATTTGAGGAAAATCCTGTATGCCAATGCTCTTCTTATACCTAACCCTTCAATACAGACGGAAGAGACGGGCACAAGGCATAAGAGTGCCGAAAGAGCGGCAAAACAGTCGGGAGAAATTGTTCTGTGCATATCCCAAAGAAGAAATATAATCACTCTATACAAGGGAGATTGCAAGTATATACTTAAGGATACGTCCATGCTTCTTGTAAGGGCCAATCAGGCCCTTCAGACGCTGGAGAAATATAACTCAGTACTTATAACTGCATTAGGGAACCTGAGTGTACTGGAGTTTGAAGACAATGTTACCCTTGATGATGTAGCCTATGTTATTCAGAGAACCGAAATGGTAATGAGGATAGTGGCTGAGGTGGACAGGTATATTTGCGAGCTGGGAAATGAAGGCCGTCTTATAAGGATGCAGTTGGAAGAGCTCCTTGTAAATGTAGAGGAAGACGTTCGGATGGTTATTGAAGATTACATGGTCCGGAATGATTTAAAGACATCCGAGGATATCCTCACAATGATAAAGAATTTTGACGATGATCAGCTTTTAGATCTCACAAACATATGCAGTGCACTTGGGTATAGTCAAAGAGAGAGCACAATTGTTATGAACGTAACGCCTAAAGGATTCAGGATTATGAGCATGATTCCAAGGGTACCCATGACTGTCGTGAAGAATCTTTTGGAAAAGTTTGTGAATCTCCATGGAATATTAAAGGCTACTCCCGATGAGCTTGATACTGTTGAAGGAATAGGGGAGATAAGAGCCAGAGCTATTAAGGAAGGGCTTAAAAGGGTTCGCGACCAGTTGATGCTGGACACCAGAAGGTTTTAA
- a CDS encoding leucine-rich repeat protein yields MSRNSKSIKIGLSLISIIVSMVCSFFIINTYALADNATKIIKVFVDGRELDLDVPPAIISGRTLVPLRAIFESLGADVKWDAGTKTVTGIKNDTTIELTINKKNAFINGRVTPIDVPALIVKGRTLVPARFVAESLGTDVEWKSQDRVVEIVMPKAIRFTDTNLEAVVRTQIKKPVGDILTSDVKNIVELDAAEKGIVSLEGIEYFTSIRELDLESNKIRDINKLSALKNLNYLYLSDNCISDISGLKGLSNLKMLALQVNQVSDISSLSDLADLHGLDLAQNQISDISPIKSLTNLEMLNLWSNPILDISVLKEHKSIRKLYLLASKGDIVDDALFQKYEQMGAKVREIIGSLIKPEMTEYEKELILHDYLVTRVKYDKQNLINDTLPDETHTAYGALINGIAVCDGYARSFQILMNAVGIECSMIVGDFDSLNGTLSPSRITRSNGEKWKHAWNIVKINNNYYQVDVTADDPVSNDDTEILSHQYFNISDKQMGTDHRWDRSAYTPCVEDSELFNLIAKERKNLIITNDKYYYISPESGITSINFDGSSEMKIVQDKVYEIVLMGDYIYYINNSDKNTLYRVKTDGTSKTKLGNTKVVEIDKGSDNSIYFIADYKINKVGPEGENQSQLNHDDVVSWVLVEGNEIFYKVFNFDYGARLKKADLNGGNSIEIVRDEPTGYILSSNGRNVDFWYTHYEHVLNGWIYYVNKSDSKSIYRVKLDGSERSKVCSDSVDDGNDIEILGNYIYYRNSNDGNKYYRVNLDGSNRQAV; encoded by the coding sequence ATGTCTAGGAACTCTAAAAGCATCAAGATTGGATTGTCGCTGATTTCAATAATTGTTTCAATGGTTTGCTCGTTTTTTATAATCAATACATATGCTTTAGCGGATAACGCTACAAAAATCATAAAGGTTTTTGTGGACGGCAGAGAGCTTGACCTTGATGTGCCGCCTGCTATTATTTCAGGAAGGACTCTTGTGCCTCTAAGAGCCATATTCGAGTCTTTAGGGGCCGATGTGAAATGGGATGCCGGAACTAAAACTGTTACAGGCATAAAAAATGACACAACAATAGAATTGACAATTAATAAAAAAAATGCCTTCATAAACGGCAGAGTCACGCCTATTGATGTGCCGGCTTTGATAGTCAAAGGTAGAACTCTTGTACCGGCAAGGTTTGTAGCGGAGAGCCTCGGTACTGATGTGGAGTGGAAAAGTCAAGACCGGGTTGTAGAAATTGTTATGCCTAAGGCAATCCGTTTTACTGATACAAACTTGGAAGCGGTTGTAAGAACCCAAATAAAAAAGCCGGTTGGAGACATTCTGACCAGCGATGTAAAAAATATAGTTGAATTGGATGCTGCAGAGAAGGGCATAGTTAGCCTGGAAGGAATAGAGTATTTTACCTCCATAAGGGAACTTGATCTCGAAAGCAATAAGATTAGGGATATAAATAAGCTTTCAGCACTCAAAAACCTTAATTATCTCTATCTCTCAGATAACTGTATATCGGATATCAGCGGCTTAAAGGGATTATCAAATTTAAAAATGCTGGCACTACAAGTAAATCAGGTTTCTGATATCTCATCATTAAGCGATCTGGCTGATTTACACGGACTTGACCTGGCCCAAAATCAAATCAGTGATATCTCGCCCATTAAAAGTCTTACAAATCTTGAAATGCTAAATCTTTGGAGCAACCCTATTTTGGATATAAGCGTACTTAAGGAGCATAAATCCATAAGAAAGCTATATCTCCTTGCATCAAAAGGAGATATAGTGGATGATGCACTCTTCCAGAAGTATGAGCAAATGGGGGCAAAGGTTCGGGAAATAATAGGATCGCTAATAAAACCCGAAATGACTGAATATGAAAAGGAATTGATACTCCATGACTACCTGGTTACCCGAGTTAAATATGACAAGCAAAATTTAATTAACGACACGCTGCCGGATGAGACTCATACTGCTTATGGAGCATTGATTAACGGAATTGCTGTTTGCGACGGTTATGCCAGGAGTTTTCAAATTTTAATGAATGCAGTAGGGATTGAATGCAGTATGATTGTCGGAGATTTTGACTCTCTTAACGGCACATTATCACCGTCTAGGATAACAAGATCTAATGGCGAAAAGTGGAAACATGCATGGAATATAGTCAAGATAAACAATAATTACTATCAGGTGGATGTTACAGCTGATGATCCGGTATCGAATGATGATACGGAGATATTGAGCCACCAGTATTTTAATATATCCGATAAACAAATGGGAACAGATCACAGGTGGGATAGAAGTGCATATACCCCATGCGTTGAGGATAGTGAACTTTTTAATTTGATAGCTAAAGAAAGAAAAAACCTTATAATAACAAATGACAAGTATTACTACATCAGTCCTGAGAGTGGCATAACAAGCATAAACTTTGATGGCAGCAGTGAGATGAAAATTGTACAGGATAAAGTTTATGAGATTGTGTTGATGGGAGATTATATATACTATATTAACAACAGTGACAAAAACACACTGTACAGGGTAAAAACCGATGGAACATCCAAAACCAAGCTTGGAAATACAAAGGTTGTAGAAATAGATAAAGGCAGTGACAACAGCATTTATTTTATTGCTGACTATAAAATCAACAAGGTAGGTCCTGAGGGGGAAAATCAGTCACAGCTAAACCATGATGATGTAGTTTCGTGGGTACTTGTCGAGGGCAATGAGATTTTCTATAAGGTCTTCAATTTTGATTACGGAGCGAGGCTTAAAAAGGCAGACCTAAATGGCGGTAACAGTATAGAAATTGTTAGGGATGAGCCAACAGGATATATTCTGTCCAGCAACGGAAGAAATGTGGACTTTTGGTATACCCATTATGAGCATGTATTAAACGGATGGATATACTATGTTAATAAAAGTGACTCTAAAAGCATTTACAGAGTAAAACTTGATGGATCTGAAAGGTCCAAAGTTTGCAGTGACTCAGTTGATGATGGAAATGATATAGAGATTTTAGGAAACTATATTTATTACAGAAATTCTAATGACGGCAATAAATACTATAGAGTAAATCTGGATGGCAGTAACAGGCAGGCAGTCTAA
- a CDS encoding ATP-dependent Clp protease ATP-binding subunit gives MYGRFTEKAEKAITHSQESAMQLGHNYVGTEHLLLGLVREGTGIASRVLQSQGVTEEKVLKEIEELIGKGEQTGEQPLGFTPRTKRVLELSFKEARRMGQNYIGTEHLILGIMKEGESVAVRILIDLGVDPQKLINEISKMLTEEAPGSAGEPKNHSANSNTPTLNQFGRDLTEMAREDKFDPVIGRDNEIERVIQILSRRTKNNPCLIGEPGVGKTAIAEGLAQKIVEGNIPEILKDKRVVTLDLSSMVAGAKYRGEFEERLKKALDEIRKAGNVILFIDEMHTIIGAGAAEGAIDASNILKPSLARGEIQVIGATTLDEYRKHVEKDAALERRFQPITVGEPSVEEAIGILKGVRDKYEAHHRVKITDEAIEAAVKFSDRYITDRFLPDKAIDLIDEAGSKVRLKSFTAPPDLKKLEEQFEKLRKEKEDSIRSQEFEKAARIRDEEQRLKSELEKAKNDWYQKSQVKTDTVTEDHIAEVVASWTGIPVKKLAEEETERLMKMEDVLHLRVIGQEEAVKAVSKAIRRGRVGLKDPKRPVGSFIFLGPTGVGKTELCKALAEALFGEENAMIRIDMSEYMEKHSVSRLVGSPPGYVGYDEGGQLTEKVRRKPYSVVLFDEVEKAHPDVFNILLQILEDGRLTDSQGRTVDFRNTVIIMTSNVGARMITEPKRLGFASPNEEKSKNYQTMKNNVMGELKNTFKPEFLNRVDEIIVFHPLEELHIKEIVKLMIDGLAKRLKANDIKLDVSDKALDILANKGYDMVYGARPLRRAIQSQVEDRLAEEILEGRIKSGDNVLVDSDGENLTFTNKVTEKSPVI, from the coding sequence ATGTACGGTAGATTTACAGAGAAAGCAGAAAAAGCTATAACCCATTCACAGGAAAGTGCTATGCAGCTTGGACATAATTACGTAGGAACAGAACACCTTTTACTCGGTTTGGTCAGGGAAGGTACCGGAATTGCTTCAAGGGTACTGCAAAGCCAGGGCGTAACCGAAGAAAAAGTTTTAAAGGAAATTGAAGAGCTCATAGGAAAAGGTGAACAGACAGGGGAGCAGCCTTTAGGATTTACACCAAGGACGAAAAGAGTTCTGGAGCTAAGCTTTAAGGAAGCAAGAAGAATGGGTCAAAACTATATAGGTACTGAGCATTTGATACTTGGAATTATGAAAGAAGGGGAGAGTGTAGCGGTAAGGATACTTATCGATTTGGGGGTTGATCCGCAGAAGCTGATAAACGAGATCAGTAAAATGCTTACTGAAGAGGCACCAGGTTCTGCAGGAGAGCCTAAGAATCATAGTGCAAATTCAAACACTCCTACACTTAACCAGTTTGGCAGGGATTTGACAGAAATGGCAAGAGAAGATAAATTTGACCCTGTTATTGGCCGTGATAATGAAATTGAAAGGGTTATCCAGATCCTTAGCAGAAGAACAAAAAACAATCCTTGCCTAATAGGTGAACCAGGAGTTGGAAAAACTGCTATTGCCGAGGGTCTGGCACAAAAGATAGTTGAAGGAAATATTCCTGAAATCCTTAAGGACAAAAGAGTGGTGACCTTGGATTTATCTTCAATGGTAGCAGGTGCAAAGTACAGGGGCGAATTTGAGGAACGTCTTAAAAAGGCCCTTGATGAAATAAGAAAAGCCGGGAACGTTATTTTATTCATAGATGAAATGCACACAATTATAGGTGCAGGTGCGGCTGAAGGAGCTATCGATGCCTCCAATATTTTAAAGCCATCCCTTGCAAGGGGAGAGATTCAGGTTATAGGTGCTACTACTCTTGATGAATACAGGAAACATGTTGAAAAGGATGCTGCACTTGAAAGAAGATTCCAGCCTATTACTGTTGGAGAGCCTTCGGTAGAAGAGGCAATAGGAATATTAAAAGGTGTAAGGGATAAGTATGAGGCTCATCACAGGGTAAAAATAACAGATGAAGCCATTGAGGCGGCAGTTAAGTTTTCCGACAGATATATTACGGACAGATTCCTTCCCGATAAGGCTATTGACTTGATTGATGAAGCAGGCTCAAAGGTAAGGCTTAAATCCTTTACGGCACCGCCTGACCTTAAAAAGCTGGAAGAGCAGTTTGAAAAACTCAGAAAAGAAAAGGAAGATTCTATAAGGTCCCAGGAGTTTGAAAAGGCGGCAAGGATCAGGGACGAAGAGCAAAGGTTAAAGAGCGAGCTGGAGAAAGCTAAAAATGATTGGTACCAAAAGAGCCAGGTAAAGACCGACACAGTTACTGAGGACCATATAGCGGAAGTGGTTGCAAGCTGGACCGGTATACCGGTTAAGAAGCTGGCAGAGGAAGAGACTGAAAGACTTATGAAGATGGAGGATGTCCTTCACCTTAGGGTTATCGGTCAGGAAGAGGCAGTTAAGGCAGTATCAAAGGCAATAAGAAGAGGTAGAGTAGGTCTTAAGGATCCTAAGAGACCTGTGGGATCATTTATTTTCCTCGGCCCTACGGGGGTTGGTAAGACAGAGTTGTGCAAGGCTTTAGCGGAAGCTCTATTTGGAGAAGAAAATGCAATGATCAGGATAGATATGTCTGAATACATGGAAAAGCACAGCGTATCCAGACTTGTAGGATCACCGCCGGGGTATGTGGGTTATGATGAAGGCGGTCAGCTCACAGAGAAGGTAAGAAGAAAGCCATACTCAGTAGTGTTGTTTGATGAAGTTGAAAAGGCACATCCCGATGTGTTCAACATTTTGCTCCAGATACTTGAGGATGGACGTTTGACAGATTCACAAGGCAGAACTGTAGATTTCAGGAATACAGTTATTATAATGACATCAAACGTCGGAGCAAGAATGATTACAGAGCCTAAAAGACTTGGATTTGCATCACCCAATGAAGAAAAGTCCAAAAACTATCAAACAATGAAGAATAACGTTATGGGTGAACTGAAGAATACATTTAAACCGGAATTCCTTAACAGGGTTGATGAGATAATTGTATTCCATCCATTGGAAGAGTTGCATATAAAAGAAATAGTTAAGCTTATGATAGACGGACTGGCTAAGAGACTCAAGGCAAACGACATTAAGCTTGATGTATCGGATAAGGCACTCGATATTCTAGCAAACAAAGGTTATGACATGGTATATGGTGCGAGGCCTTTAAGAAGGGCAATTCAAAGTCAGGTTGAAGACAGGTTGGCTGAGGAAATCCTAGAAGGAAGGATTAAATCAGGAGATAATGTGCTTGTTGATTCCGATGGAGAAAATCTCACATTCACCAATAAAGTAACAGAAAAAAGTCCTGTAATTTAA